From a region of the Haematobia irritans isolate KBUSLIRL chromosome 4, ASM5000362v1, whole genome shotgun sequence genome:
- the LOC142233133 gene encoding glycerol-3-phosphate phosphatase-like yields the protein MLYDPINLNNVDDKKTQTNWLHAYDVILTDCDGVLWHDDEVIEGTPEIINQLQVLGKKVYFVTNNGTKTRSEICKKSRAMGFDIPETQIIAPTFSIAEYLKLHLKDMEKVYVIGSAALGEELNSLNIPYFGLGPDPVKPVWVDVMAAIDKQTKSENIGAVVIAFDEHISYNKMMKASNFLGQNENCMFLATNADAVSKFPMYSIPGTGAILKAIETCVGRQALVMGKPNPLVCDHLIKNGDIQPKRTLMIGDCYKTDVSFGKNCGFSTLLVGTGRYKWCDIENLAKQGNSEFIPNFYLSSLADLKTYL from the exons atgttatatgaTCCCATCAATTTAAACAACGTAGATGATAAGAAAACCCAGACAAATTGGCTACATGCATACGATGTCATTTTAACCGATTGTGATG GTGTCCTATGGCATGACGATGAAGTGATAGAAGGAACACCGGAAATTATTAACCAGTTACAAGTATTGGGCAAAAAAGTCTATTTTGTCACTAATAATGGTACCAAAACCCGTTCTGAAATATGTAAAAAATCGAGGGCCATGGGTTTCGATATACCAGAAACTCAGATAATAgcaccaacattttctatagccgaATATCTGAAACTACATTTAAAAGATATGGAAAAAGTCTATGTTATAGGCAGTGCAGCTCTGGgtgaagagttaaattcattgaaTATTCCATATTTTGGTTTGGGACCCGATCCGGTAAAACCTGTTTGGGTTGATGTTATGGCGGCTAtagataaacaaacaaaatcggAAAATATTGGTGCTGTAGTGATAGCATTCGATGAGCATATCAGTTACAATAAAATGATGAaagcttccaattttttgggtcaAAATGAGAATTGTATGTTTTTAGCTACAAATGCCGATGCTGTGTCCAAATTTCCAATGTATTCTATACCTGGAACAGGAGCCATATTAAAGGCCATAGAGACTTGTGTGGGAAGACAAGCTTTAGTAATGGGTAAACCGAATCCCTTGGTATGTGATCATTTGATAAAAAACGGTGACATACAACCAAAGCGAACTCTAATGATTGGAGATTG ttaCAAGACAGATgttagttttggaaaaaattgcggGTTTTCTACCCTTTTGGTTGGTACTGGTCGCTATAAATGGTGTGATATTGAGAATCTGGCTAAACAAGGAAATAGTGAATTTATTCCCAATTTTTATCTCTCATCATTGGCCGATTTGAAGACTTACCTGTAA